In Solidesulfovibrio carbinoliphilus subsp. oakridgensis, the sequence CGACCTCGGTGCCCCAGGTTTTGGCGATGGGCCTGAAGTAGGGGTTGATCCCCTGGGCGGAAATGCTCGAATACAGGGCGTTGACGTGGTCGCAGCGTTGGCGAAGTGTCATGGCGTTCGTTTCATCCTCGAGTGGTTTGGGAACAGACGGCGGTGCGGATGGGGGGAAAAGTCCGCCGCGCCTGCGGCCTGCCAGCCTGGCCGGCTGCCGGCACTCGGCCGGAGCAACGGCCAATACGTCAAAGGCCCGGCCTTTGCAAGCCTTGGCCGCCGACGGCCCCTGCCCGCCAGGCCCGGGCCTCCCGGACGTGGGCGGCCAGCTGCCCCAGGAGCTTGCCGATGGCCAGCCGGGCCCGGCCGAACTGCCGGGGTTCAAAGCGGGTGAAATAGATCTCGTCGTCCGGGGCGGCCAGTTCCAGGCTGTAGTTGCGCAGCCACTGGCCGCGCTTTTTGCTCCACTCGAGGTAGACCCAGTAGAAGCTGGTGGAACCGTCGGCCGCCCGGCACCGGGCCGCGCCCCAGGCGTAGGCCTCGCCGCCCCGCTCCACCTGCCGGAACTTCAGGAAATCGAAATCCTCGTAGGCGAGGCCCTCCGAGGCGGCCATGCCCCGGGCGGCCCGTTCCATGGCCTGGCGGTAGCCGTCTTTGGGGATGCCGGCCAGGCCCATGGCCGGGTAGTACCAGGCGCCGAACCAGACGACCGCGCCAAGGGCCAGGATACCCACGGCCAGCCCGGCGTAAAGGGCCCGTCTTACGGTGCGGCGGGGCAGGCTCACTGTCCGCCCTCCCCGCCCGGCGCAGCCTGGCCGGACGCCGGGGCCGCCGCAACCGGCGAACAGCCAAGCGGCATGCGCCAGCCGGACGCCTCGAGCCGTCTGGCCCGCTCGAGCTTTTCCCAGGCCCGGACCTCGTCGTCCACGGCCCGGGCCCGGGTGGCCACATCCTTGCGGATGGCCCGCACGAGCGACTCCTCGGACACGAGCGACCCGGCCCCCGGCACGTAGACGCCGGCGCGAAGCTCGTCCAGGCGCACCCGCACGGCCTTGTCGGTTGCTTCCAGCACGTCGCGGTGGCGCTCCTTCATGATGGCGGTATTTTCGCCGTCGTTGACGAGGTCGTCGTAGAAGGCCTTGGGCCGCAGGTGCGAGGCGGCCTCGGGCGTCTTCAGGAAGCCCTTCCAGACCGTGCCGCCGAGAGCCACGATCAAGAGCAGGCGAATGGCGTTGTCGCGGGTGAACAGTCGCTTCACGGCGTCACCCCCTTGCGCCGCCAGACTTCCAGTTCCTTCTGGGGCGCTTCCACGGCGATGAAATAGTGGTGGTTGGGGTCGTCGGTCCGGTTGCCGAAGGTCTCGTCCGGAAAGGCCAGGGGCACCCGCTCGTAGTCGCGGGACAGGTCCATGGCGTCGGTGAATTCCCGGGCCCCGAAAAGAAACCGGTCGCGGTTGACCCGGACCACCCGGCGACGCAGCACCCAGTCCGGGACCGTGCCCTCGGGCACCGGGCCTTGCAGGCCGCCGAGGATGTGCAGGCCGTCGACGTAAAACATGAGCGGCAGCTCGCCGTACTCGGCCAGCACCGTCTGGCCGGGCTTCGCGTGGGCCTTGAAAAAGTCGATGATGGCCGTGTTGACGTCGGGGTAGCCGCAGACAAGCTCGGTGGCAAAAAGCTTGATCGGGAAATTGAGCGAGGTCAGCATGCGGAAATCGTTCTGCCAGGGCCGGTTGACGATCTTGAGCCGCTCCATGGGATAGACGGCCAGCCAGTTGGTGAAGGCCAGCAGGAAAAAAAGGAGCACGGCCGACACCCGGGAAAAGCCCCACAGCCGGCGCACGCACCAGGCAAGGAGGATGGCGCACAAGGGGAGCAGGTGGGCGATGTAGCGGAAAAACCGCTGGGGCACGATGCCAAGGAAAAGGAGGCTGAGGACAATGAGCACGGCGGAGAAAAGGACGAACCGCTCGCCCGGATCGGACGGCCGGGCCAGCCGCGTGACGAAGCCCCGCCACCGCCAGGCCAGGGCGGCCGACACGGGCAGCGGGATGCAGAACATGCACAGGTCCGCGAAATAGAGCATCATGTTCTCCGGCACCAGGAGCACGTCGAACATGCCGCTTTGCCGGCCGATGCGGTAGAGGAAGATCCCCGGCACCACGGCCACGGCCAGGGTGGCCCCGGCCAAAAGCGCCAGCCGGCGCCAGGCCATGCGCTCGGGATAGACGAGCACGGCGGCGGCCAGGGCCGTTGGGGCGAAACTGAGAAAGAGCAGGTAGTTGGCGTGGAAAAGCAGCACCATCCCGAAAAAGGTGACCAGCCAGGGCCGCCAGCGGTGCTGCCAGTCGCTTAAAAAGGCGTCGAGCG encodes:
- a CDS encoding ArnT family glycosyltransferase, yielding MQSTTTTAGPIPATPPRPDRPGFFARLDWGLLLLLAVAACLLFYNLGQRPFWQDEAETACLAKNVLKTGLPYAYDGVNVVSQEEEREFDKTGGYLWRWSPWIQIYLQAAGFAVGGFDTAAGRAPFALAALLSVFWTYRLVRRHFGDRSWALMAATLLTLCVPFLLIGRQARYYAPGTLIVLWTLDAFLSDWQHRWRPWLVTFFGMVLLFHANYLLFLSFAPTALAAAVLVYPERMAWRRLALLAGATLAVAVVPGIFLYRIGRQSGMFDVLLVPENMMLYFADLCMFCIPLPVSAALAWRWRGFVTRLARPSDPGERFVLFSAVLIVLSLLFLGIVPQRFFRYIAHLLPLCAILLAWCVRRLWGFSRVSAVLLFFLLAFTNWLAVYPMERLKIVNRPWQNDFRMLTSLNFPIKLFATELVCGYPDVNTAIIDFFKAHAKPGQTVLAEYGELPLMFYVDGLHILGGLQGPVPEGTVPDWVLRRRVVRVNRDRFLFGAREFTDAMDLSRDYERVPLAFPDETFGNRTDDPNHHYFIAVEAPQKELEVWRRKGVTP